A genome region from Phoenix dactylifera cultivar Barhee BC4 unplaced genomic scaffold, palm_55x_up_171113_PBpolish2nd_filt_p 001448F, whole genome shotgun sequence includes the following:
- the LOC103699859 gene encoding salutaridine reductase-like isoform X2 translates to MEGTICSPTEKRIAVVTGGNKGIGLEICRQLALNGVRVILTARDEKRGQEAVEKLRKCGLFDVLFHQLDVTDSSSIASFADFVGTEFGKLDILVNNAAIVGLTIDVEALQASKQSNNVEAKDVKDIPDWKKPYMRETLERAEECFKTNYYGTRDVTEALIPLLQSSISGRVVNVSSSLGQLRVISNEKLKQDLSNVDGLTEERLVELLNLFIKDFKEGFLDAHGWPTIASAYKLSKVLINAYTRILAKKYPALCINCVNPGYVKTDLNGNTGILSTKEGAEGPVMLALQTGTGPSGLFFDQTEVSTF, encoded by the exons ATGGAAGGAACCATTTGCAGCCCCACAGAGAAGAG GATTGCAGTTGTTACGGGAGGGAACAAAGGGATTGGGCTGGAGATATGTAGGCAGCTGGCTCTTAATGGGGTCAGGGTCATACTAACAGCCAGAGATGAGAAGAGGGGTCAGGAGGCAGTGGAGAAGCTCCGAAAGTGTGGGCTCTTTGATGTACTCTTTCATCAGTTGGATGTGACCGACTCTTCCAGCATTGCTTCCTTTGCGGATTTCGTCGGAACCGAATTTGGCAAGCTTGACATTCTA GTGAATAATGCGGCTATTGTAGGACTGACAATAGACGTTGAGGCTTTACAGGCCTCAAAACAATCAAATAATGTG GAAGCCAAAGATGTTAAAGATATACCAGATTGGAAGAAACCTTACATGCGAGAAACTTTAGAAAGAGCAGAAGAATGCTTCAAGACAAATTATTATGGCACCAGAGATGTTACAGAAGCATTAATTCCCCTTCTCCAGTCATCAATTTCTGGAAGAGTAGTAAATGTTTCTTCTAGCCTTGGGCAACTCAGA GTTATCTCAAATGAAAAGCTTAAGCAAGATCTATCAAATGTTGATGGCCTAACAGAAGAGAGATTGGTCGAGCTGTTGAATTTGTTTATCAAAGATTTCAAGGAGGGTTTCCTGGATGCCCATGGTTGGCCAACCATTGCTTCAGCATATAAACTATCTAAAGTACTTATCAATGCCTACACCAGGATTCTTGCAAAGAAGTATCCCGCCCTATGCATAAACTGTGTGAATCCTGGTTATGTCAAAACTGATTTAAACGGGAATACCGGGATCCTAAGTACCAAAGAAGGTGCTGAAGGTCCTGTCATGTTAGCCTTGCAAACTGGTACCGGTCCTTCAGGCCTTTTCTTTGACCAAACCGAAGTGTCAACTTTTTGA
- the LOC103699859 gene encoding salutaridine reductase-like isoform X1, which yields MEGTICSPTEKRIAVVTGGNKGIGLEICRQLALNGVRVILTARDEKRGQEAVEKLRKCGLFDVLFHQLDVTDSSSIASFADFVGTEFGKLDILVNNAAIVGLTIDVEALQASKQSNNVQEAKDVKDIPDWKKPYMRETLERAEECFKTNYYGTRDVTEALIPLLQSSISGRVVNVSSSLGQLRVISNEKLKQDLSNVDGLTEERLVELLNLFIKDFKEGFLDAHGWPTIASAYKLSKVLINAYTRILAKKYPALCINCVNPGYVKTDLNGNTGILSTKEGAEGPVMLALQTGTGPSGLFFDQTEVSTF from the exons ATGGAAGGAACCATTTGCAGCCCCACAGAGAAGAG GATTGCAGTTGTTACGGGAGGGAACAAAGGGATTGGGCTGGAGATATGTAGGCAGCTGGCTCTTAATGGGGTCAGGGTCATACTAACAGCCAGAGATGAGAAGAGGGGTCAGGAGGCAGTGGAGAAGCTCCGAAAGTGTGGGCTCTTTGATGTACTCTTTCATCAGTTGGATGTGACCGACTCTTCCAGCATTGCTTCCTTTGCGGATTTCGTCGGAACCGAATTTGGCAAGCTTGACATTCTA GTGAATAATGCGGCTATTGTAGGACTGACAATAGACGTTGAGGCTTTACAGGCCTCAAAACAATCAAATAATGTG CAGGAAGCCAAAGATGTTAAAGATATACCAGATTGGAAGAAACCTTACATGCGAGAAACTTTAGAAAGAGCAGAAGAATGCTTCAAGACAAATTATTATGGCACCAGAGATGTTACAGAAGCATTAATTCCCCTTCTCCAGTCATCAATTTCTGGAAGAGTAGTAAATGTTTCTTCTAGCCTTGGGCAACTCAGA GTTATCTCAAATGAAAAGCTTAAGCAAGATCTATCAAATGTTGATGGCCTAACAGAAGAGAGATTGGTCGAGCTGTTGAATTTGTTTATCAAAGATTTCAAGGAGGGTTTCCTGGATGCCCATGGTTGGCCAACCATTGCTTCAGCATATAAACTATCTAAAGTACTTATCAATGCCTACACCAGGATTCTTGCAAAGAAGTATCCCGCCCTATGCATAAACTGTGTGAATCCTGGTTATGTCAAAACTGATTTAAACGGGAATACCGGGATCCTAAGTACCAAAGAAGGTGCTGAAGGTCCTGTCATGTTAGCCTTGCAAACTGGTACCGGTCCTTCAGGCCTTTTCTTTGACCAAACCGAAGTGTCAACTTTTTGA